A window from Peptostreptococcaceae bacterium encodes these proteins:
- a CDS encoding aminopeptidase, translated as MDPRIEKLANNLIKYSCRLKKDEKVLIEYKGEATKLLAQALVRAAYEVGGHPFTWHRDDTVLREVLKHSRNEQLDIMAEVDLALMKKMDAYIGVRGSDNVSELGDLGAENMKRYIERYQNPVHSVERVNNTKWVILRYPNYSMAQLADMSLEAFEDFYFKVCNLDYGKMSKAMDSLVLLMERTDRINIKGKGTDLSFSIKGIPAIKCAGEMNIPDGEVFTAPVRDSVNGRISYNCPAVYQGVTYENIVLDFEKGKIVNAIANDTKRINDVFDTDDGARFVGEFAIGVNPYIENAMKDTLFDEKIKGSFHFTPGKCYEEASNGNNSAIHWDLVCIQRPEFGGGEIYFDGVLIRKDGIFVVEELYSLNPENLSD; from the coding sequence ATGGACCCAAGAATTGAAAAGCTTGCAAATAATTTAATTAAATATTCCTGTAGATTAAAAAAAGACGAAAAGGTATTGATTGAATATAAGGGCGAGGCTACAAAATTGCTGGCACAGGCGTTGGTAAGGGCTGCTTACGAGGTGGGAGGACATCCGTTTACATGGCATAGAGATGATACTGTGCTTAGAGAGGTGTTGAAGCATTCTCGCAACGAGCAATTGGATATTATGGCCGAAGTGGATCTTGCACTCATGAAAAAGATGGATGCCTACATAGGTGTAAGAGGATCGGACAATGTGAGTGAACTTGGAGATTTGGGCGCTGAAAATATGAAACGATATATTGAGAGGTATCAGAATCCGGTTCACAGCGTGGAAAGGGTCAACAATACTAAGTGGGTCATACTCAGATATCCAAACTATTCAATGGCGCAACTTGCTGACATGAGCCTCGAGGCATTTGAAGATTTCTATTTCAAGGTTTGCAATCTCGATTATGGAAAGATGTCCAAGGCAATGGACAGCCTTGTCCTGCTAATGGAAAGAACGGACAGGATTAATATAAAGGGAAAAGGTACGGACCTAAGCTTTTCAATTAAGGGCATCCCTGCAATCAAATGTGCGGGCGAAATGAATATACCTGATGGAGAAGTATTCACTGCTCCGGTGAGGGATAGCGTAAATGGAAGAATTTCATACAATTGTCCGGCTGTTTATCAGGGCGTAACATATGAAAACATAGTGCTTGATTTTGAGAAAGGAAAAATCGTTAATGCGATTGCTAACGATACGAAGCGGATAAACGATGTTTTTGATACGGACGATGGAGCAAGATTTGTAGGGGAATTCGCCATAGGCGTGAACCCCTATATAGAGAATGCGATGAAGGATACCCTTTTTGATGAAAAGATTAAGGGAAGCTTTCATTTCACTCCCGGGAAATGCTACGAAGAGGCTTCCAACGGCAATAATTCGGCTATACATTGGGACCTTGTATGCATTCAAAGACCCGAGTTTGGAGGAGGCGAAATATATTTCGACGGTGTACTTATAAGGAAAGATGGTATATTCGTTGTTGAGGAGTTATACTCCCTCAATCCTGAAAATCTTTCAGACTGA
- a CDS encoding GNAT family N-acetyltransferase: MDSIDGDLPNKMKEPDYRRSDINGIRVRKAEKSDVEGIFKVAASVGTKDNDSYKGFLMDDYQSDPKRFKRLFGRMVDELEYFYVVRAPETVGFLMAFTKEQWLSEHPNWIDDVHWSPEFEMSRIGNFVMVDKIAIMKGFSGKGVGSRLYRRFIKDLKAAGVEGILSETIIYPTPNFASLSFRKKQKHMLAGIRYEEFNGKILADGIYYKPVK; encoded by the coding sequence ATGGATTCGATTGATGGGGATTTACCGAATAAAATGAAGGAGCCTGATTATCGCAGGTCGGACATTAATGGAATACGAGTGAGGAAAGCCGAAAAAAGTGATGTCGAGGGAATATTCAAAGTGGCGGCAAGCGTGGGGACGAAGGATAATGATTCATACAAGGGATTTTTGATGGATGACTATCAGTCCGATCCAAAGCGTTTTAAGAGACTGTTTGGCAGAATGGTGGATGAACTTGAATATTTTTATGTGGTCAGGGCACCCGAAACGGTGGGATTTCTGATGGCCTTCACAAAAGAACAGTGGCTTTCCGAACATCCGAACTGGATTGATGATGTTCACTGGTCTCCCGAATTCGAAATGAGCAGAATCGGCAATTTTGTTATGGTGGACAAGATAGCTATAATGAAAGGATTCAGCGGAAAGGGAGTTGGAAGCCGGTTGTATAGACGTTTCATAAAAGACCTTAAGGCAGCCGGAGTTGAAGGCATATTATCGGAAACTATCATTTATCCGACTCCTAATTTCGCATCGCTTTCATTCAGAAAAAAGCAGAAGCATATGCTTGCCGGAATTCGATATGAAGAATTCAATGGTAAAATCTTGGCT